Below is a genomic region from Botrytis cinerea B05.10 chromosome 2, complete sequence.
TCACaactaattataattagcCCAGTCATTTGTCCAAAGAATCTGACACTCACATTTCTGGGCCTTGATGATTTCCGCCTTACTGACAGCACGTCCTCCAACACGCTTCTTCTTGATGTCCTCTTCATTCAGAGGCATGCGAATTTGTTCAAAGTTCATGACTACCTCTCGAACCGATTTTACtgtataataatattgaagaagactGTTTAAATAGCAGGTATTCCCAATATTATCCAGGCCAATTGGCTGATTAACGGTTGACTTTTCTGCTTGAATGTCGGCGTTTGGATCATCAAGTTTCCTCAATAGGTAACTGCTCTGACGATCATGGGCTATTACCCGAAATGCTTCCTTGTAGCTATCCGATGAACCAGTAGGAGCACCAGATCTGAGACTTTCGTAATAAGCCAGTACAGTATCATCTGGGGCCCTTCTGTCGGTGATTTGGAGTCGATTGTAAGCTTCACCAACGTCAAGGTTTGAATCTTCAGTTCCAGACTCCATGGACGTAGCCGCACGCTGCAACGTGTAATCGTCTCCGCGGTTGTTAGCAATCGCTCTTAAAGCTTTTGCTACTTTATCCTTATCACCCTCAAAAGACTACCTTGGAGTTAGTTGGGAATCTTTGAAGATTGTTAATTCAAGACTATGCACATACCATAGCAACTGCAGCAGCTTCAATGCTATCAGATGCAGTATCTGAAGTCACACTTAGAAACTCGAGAGCTTCTTCAAATGACATTGTGGTATCATTTGCTGCGGCTTCAATGGCAATGCTCTGCCTGTCCTTTGCTATTACGCGCAGACATTCGCGCGCCTCATCTTTTTGGCGCGGTCCAGCTTCGATACGAGACTTGTAAACACCGATAAAGTACTCATCACCCTCAGATCTAGTAATACTTCGCTGTAGCGCGAAGAACGAGTAAGCTTTTTCGATATCTTTTAGGCTGACTTCTCCGGTAGACATGATCATCGTAGCCTTCGTTTGTAGATCGGAACTGGGGCGTCCATTGCCAAGCTCCCGCAAGCAGTCCAAATAGTATGGCTTGTTCGCCGGATCGCATTGACATTGTCGATCATAGCTCCAGGCTAACAAATCATCTGTAAATAGCTCGATTGCGCCTAAACTAGCATAATAAGGGTGCTCTAACGAATCTACGATTTGAGCAGCATCTCGCTTTGGATAGTCATCGCAAGAAAGTAATCGTCTAATATCATCCAGAGCATAGGCGGGAGAAAAGGCCTTTTCACTGGAAGATTTAAGCTCCTGAAGCTCCATATCTGGTCGATCAAGCATGAGCTGGTTGAGCTCAAGCCTGACATCGTCTATGAATTCGCGATTCCCATCATTGACGACAggcaaaatccaaaatccttCATATTCGTCCTGAAACGAAAGTTAGTGGTGCAAATGAATTGTAGAGAAGATTTTGTAAACTGAATCCTGAACCATAAGTTGTAGTCAGCCAATGAGATACATACCTGGGGATTGGACGATGCCCTCAGCTCGGATTTAAATCCTAGATAACCTAATAGGGTGTCACAATCGTCTCCGAATGCTAATCTGAACCTTTTGTTTCTGGCTGCAATAGCCTTCCTATCCGAACCCCCTGCGTCTCTTAAATACTGACAAAGGTTACTAAGAACCTGAAATGGGTATATGGGCCTGTGTCCTGTGAATCTTAAGggttctttttcaattattctcTGCCCACGATCCAAAGTAGCTTGGACATTTATCAAGGGAGCTATCATGGTAGCGGAGAGCCTAGGTGGTGTTATTTTGACAATAACTTTGACTGGACAGGTAGCCGCAGTGCAGGCGAAATCATGCGCCACGAATTCAAAGGCCTTTTTCGAGTTCTGCGACGATCTGGTCTCAACTACTCGAAAGTGATGTAGTGGATTTTCGAAGTCTTTAGGACTACACGGAGTTTGTCCATCTTTCCAGCCTCGGAAATCTACACTAATCCGAAAATGATATCGGCAAATGGAACAGTACGCAGCTATCTTGCGGAATGTTGTGGGATCTACTCCCTCGTGTGGGCGTAGAGTATCCGATTGAGAATCTTTTCTATAAAGCTGATGGCGACAATTGGAGGCATGGAGCCTTGGGTCAATATTGGATTCGTTGTATATCGGCGCTGGTTCTACGAGAGTATGCTTGCCGGACTTTGCGCTTTTTCTTAAATCGTAGTCAAGTAGATCTTCCACTAACCTAGGGGCCGTTTTCCCTACATTGGCAAAATCATTAGCTAAATTCTGGTGCATTCGAGAGCTTTGAATTATCTCAAAGTTCGAAAGAACATAAGTCGCAGAACTTGCCTGGTCCTGGTTTCTTCTCGTAGTCAAACATAGTACCTCTCAGTAATTATCTATCGCTCACTCTGTCTGCTAATACTACGTGGTTTATGGCCAGCTGGAATATTCTGGACCGGCTTAGCTACCCCGCCTCTCGAAAGGTTGTGAAGTTGGATTGATATTGCGGCTGGAAGGATCAAAATGTTGGCTTGCATGCGAAGGAAATTTCCTTAGAAAAACAATGGAAGATGAATAAAAACCTGGTGCCAACCCAGGCACTATATGTAAGTTTGGTTGTTTGGTTGTTTGATTGTGTAATGGTGAGTGGTTGAGTCTCCAAATTTGGCTAGGAGGAACACAAGCAACAAAAGAATAGGAACGTGAGCATCGACAAGTTTTATGATTTTAAAGGAAAACAGAAATATCTGTGCAATTTCTCATCAACTTTGTTGGTCCAATATGTATTTATTTGTATGTACTTCTCATCTAAACAGGCACGGGTGAAGTTTGATGGGAATATCTGCCGCCGTGCACTTTTGTTGCTTGAGAGctttgatgatggtgatgacgGAAATAATTGGACGGCGGCTAGTAAGCACAAGCAGCGTCTATAGCGGCATGTTCCGTCCAAATTCCCCGAATCCATCAACCTCATACCGGCGCCATAGCGACTGCTcagatttcaatttccattaTTGACGTTCCGTATTGTCTCAACATGGCACCGAATAGCGATGCATACCACCCCCAAGATGCCCTCAAAGCAGGCATCAACGGCGCGCTGATTACAGGAACGGCCGGTGCTTTTGCTTCCGCGATTCAAAACAGTTTGCACAAGAAGAATATCGGCATGATGGGTGTCTTCACCAGGACAGGAGGCACAGCTTTCGTATTCAGTAAGCCCATTAAATCGAATCCCCTGATCGCCATCATGTTGACTGTTTTCAGCTGCGATGGGAGGAACATATGAATTCACAAAATACGCATCTGCCAATTTGCGAGAGAAGAACGACACCTACAACACGGCAATTGGAGGATTTTTGGCAGGATCAGTTCTAGGATTAAGATGTAGGCTCTGATGCAAACTTTTAGCGGTAAATTGATGCTAATTCATCAATAGTCGGAACAACTCCCGCGGTTCTCGGATTTGGCACTTTGGCGGCGGTTGTGCTTAGTGCATTCGATTATACCGGCGGTGCCATAACGGGATATAAGAGAGATCCAAACGTCGATGAATTTGAGCGCAAGGAATTTTTGAGGAAGAATCGAAGGATACCTGTTGAACAGACTGTAGCAGAAttgggagagggaagaggtaTGTTTTTCTAATTATCTGGAAGGACACCCAACTAATCACTTAAAGGCATTTACGGACCAGGTTATGATgagagaagaagggagagaatCAAGGAAAGATATGGTATTGAAGTACCAGCTAGATCTTAGAGGGCCTTGTATTCATAATCCGGACGCCTCGAACAACGATGTACATAGGTTTAGGGCTTGCAAATCACTTTAAAGTTACAGCCCTTTGAAACATGAAGACCTGCCATCCAGGCTTACGGGCTGATGCCGACTTCATGATACTGTCCAGCTCAACATCATAACTATTGAGAGGGATCTACAATGCCCCATTGCATGAGTGAGCAGTTTCGAGGGTTTACTTTTTGCAGGAGCTAGCACAATCGgcgaagagaaaaaaatcaTCGACACTGAGAAGCTTTATGAACACCCAGGTGCAcacaaattcattataattcttaaaTTAGCCACAATTTTGAAACTTGAGCAAGGGCAGCCTCATAAGCTCTTACCTTCTGATCTGTAATCACGTGTGTAATGAATTATTGGACTACTGCCGGCAAATATCAACTTGTTGATTTAACCCCGCAATAGTATGCTGTGGCTCTCATCGTCCCCTCATTGATCGACCTTTTGAGAACCATACATATAGACTCAGTATCTCCTACAAAGTTGCAAACCTTCTATCTTTACCAAGAAAAATCACGATTCCCAACCTCTCATATACCTTCACTACAAATTTTGAGATTACTGTAAGGTTGTACGGCATCGGTATCAGCCGAGAAGTGGTGTGCTAGAAACATCGAATCATCTGCCTCCACCCCTTCAACCAACTGGTGAGATCAGTTGACACAATTTCAGTGGCAAACCAAAACATTAGAAATAACAAATCTTGTTTGCTTTCGGTGAGAAGACCTGTCATATAGCATTGCAGTAGTTTTCTCCATAcaataaagcttttaatataatcgaAAAGACAATGTCCGCTGTTCGTGCTCCGTTCAATCAACCAACAGAATCGTCTCAGGATGCGAAAGAACGATTCTATCGACACTTCCAAGAAGAGGTAACAGGGGAGTAGATCACTACTCGAccaattgaattgaaaatactAACATTTCGACAGACCTTCAACAGCGTATTAGCCAGCTTGGGAACCTCTCCTTAGTTGGAGGAGAAAGGCAAGACGCTACAGACCACTGCCTTGCCAGTATTACAAGGCTATCTAATGAAGTTGCCGATGCTACAGATTACCTTCCAGCGTATGACCAGAGAACTTATTCGCAGGCAAGCATTCTCTGGAAGAGTGATGATGCATACCCTGTACTAATGATGTCCAGGCAATCAAAGGTCTCTCGGAGAACCTTCAGGAAGTGAAAGCCAAGGCTGCACCAAGAACTAGATTCCGGTTTACTTCAAGCAAGAACAGTTCCGCTGTTTCTATCAACGATGCCGCTCAGCTAGCTCAGGAAAGTCTTAGCGCTACTTTGAAGGCTTCTATGTTGTCTTCTACTGAATCATCACTGGCCACAACACCAGCTAATTTGATGACACCACCTGGAGAAGAAAGTACTAGAGATACTGTGGGTGACTTGCCTTCATTCTCAAAAAATTACAATGCCGAAATGGCCACTGCCCCTGGTCCAATTCGAAAGCCGAGTTTCTCAGAAGCAAGCACCATCAATATTACAGGCCACACTGGTCTTCACATCATCCTACCTTCCTCAGCATCCCGTGCAACTTCATCCGGTGCTATAACAAAACTTAATGGATGCATTGTTGATATGTCAGTCCCAACGGCCAATGGTGCTCCTTTTGCTGGGCTTTCCTTGAAGAATATTAAGCATTCTTTAGTCATAGCTGGGCATGTTGCGGGGGCAGCACATATTACCGGCATCGAGGATAGTATAATCGTCGTCACGTCAAGACAAGTCAGAATGCATGATTGTAAAAATGTAGACATATACTTGCATTGTGCTAGCCGGCCCATCATTGAGGACTGTAGCAGCGTGAGGTTCTCGCCTATCCCGAATTCGCAGGTAAGTTTTGTCATATGGTTGAGTCATTCCAGCGCGCTGACACTCTGTTTAGAACGTTACAGATGAGTCGGTCAAGAATCAGTGGGATCAGGTTGATGACTTCAAATGGCTTAAAGCAGAGCATAGTCCGAACTGGAGCATCTTACcagaagaggagagattaAAAGAGGAAATTTGGACAGATGTCATACCAGGAGGACCCGGGGTTGGACTTGATGATATCCTGAAGAAGATTGGGCTTACTGGACGATAATTACTATTAATTCCCTCGCAGTACGGAGTCTTTTGATGCAGATTGGACAGTGATGGAGATGCAATGAACGTTCAGATAATGGGATAGCTGAACAATAACAAGTTTCTTTTgtaatttcatattcttgatattgtATGTAATCCATGATAGCATTGCACCTCAATAACGAGATGTGCATTTTGCTGCACACGAGCCTCAACTCATTGCAAGACTCTTGAGCGAACCTCGTGCCATTCAAAGGCCACGGCCCACGATAATGCTTCAAAACAACCTCTTCAATCTTGAAGGGTTTCAATCTAGCGTACCTCACAAGGTGTTCTATGATCCATTGAGCTAAGCACCCGATTGGGTCCGTTGAGCCTCATTCTTCATGACATATGTTCCTCGACATAAGGGTAACTTTCGCCTGTGGTTtgtctcttttcctctttcgGGCtatccattcccattccttcAAGTTTCCATTTTATCTCCCgatcctctctcttctcgctctttcttcatattcaatccgactttcatcaacaaattcaacaCCTCTTTCTGCTGTGCAATCTTCTCCTCGCACTCTCTTATCTCCTCTTCCTGGTCTTCAATAGTCCTATGCATATCTGGCATACTCTTCACACCCACTCTCGCCTTTTGTAATTTATGTTTGATGCCATCGGTCGCAGCATAAAtatctttgatattcaatggCCCTGTGCTGTTTGCATTGAATGAAGGAGTCGCCCCCGGTGGGGAAGCTGCGGACGCATTGCTTGGAGAGAAGTTTTGAAGACGAGAAATTGTTTCGCAAAGAACGGGGATTGTGTCGATATAATCTGCGGTGAGGCCCTCAGGGAGAATCATTGTCGGGGGGGTTTGAGATGGTGTGGCTTGGGATGGAGTAGTCAACATCTTTGCCAGATCAACGATCGTTGGACTGACAAGCTTTCGTATCGTTGACGAAAGTTAATTTCTGGACCCGAGTCGaagattcttcaatatctccaaAGCTTGAATTGTATCTcgatgtatgtgtatgtgttaTTGATTGGATATGGAGAGGTCCGATTAGTCCTTGTGCTAGCTAAGAAGAGCAAGGCAGGTTCGCTCTTATCGCGGCGGTTTCACAAATACGGCTTCGCACTGGAGGGGCCTAAAATCAATCACCCCACCACAAGCGCAAAAAAGCTTCTTGGAGTTATTTCTCAACACTTCACTTGTTTACTTCtgaagttattcaaaaatcCTGCCAGTCTTCAttgtatatcaatatatcgATTGATTCAAATTCGTTTTTTCTCTTGTAAGTTGATATTGAGTCCCCCATACCCTTTTCATTCTCCTAAGGAGAGATTAGTACGCCAAAGCTCTTTGTTTGGTGGTACCGAAGCTGGAGCTGATATAGCCTGTATTTACTAGATTCGAAACAATTCATTTCGCCAAAATGGTCCAAGTCGAAAATAAAGCTGTCCTGAGTACGTCAAAAGATTCCACGTATCCTCAATCTCTCGATGTATCTGTCCATTGCCCCAAAGAACTTTGTTGAATCATTCTATCCATTTGGCATGTACATACTGCGATTTGCCCGCAATGCCTCGAACCTCTATTCCAACAGTTCGGCTCAATACTGAGAAATTGTTACCCCCTTTACCTCCTGCGAAGAGAAAACCAGATTATATACTTGCACTATTCTATATACTTGTATATCTTGAAGTCTCGTGGCTAATTGTAATGATTTGGCGCAGTTGTcattgatggatggggagTTCCAGGTGAAAATTCACCcaaagatggagatgcgATCACAAACGCCGAGACTCCAGTAATGGACGCTTTCGCCAACAACGCAGATGGATATACCAAGCTCGAGGCATCCTCCTTGGCAGTTGGACTCCCAGAGGGCCTCATGGGCAACTCGGAGGTCGGGCATTTAAATATTGGTGCTGGAAGAGTTGTATGGCAGGATGTTGTCAGAATTGATCAAACCATCAAGAAGGGAGAGCTGAACAAAAATGAGGTTGTTATGAAGGCATTCAACGCAGCCAAGGATGGCAATGGCCGTCTTCACCTTTGTGGTTTGATCTCAGATGGTGGCGTTGTAGGTACTCCCCTAGTCCGATCGATGGGTAAATACAGTACTTACTCGTGTAACAATAGCACGCTAAGCAAGATCACCTATACGCCCTCCTCAAAGTCGCAAAGGAACTCGAAATTCCACATGTTTACATTCACTTCTTTGGTGATGGACGTGACACTGACCCAAAATCCGGTGCTGGTTACATGGAGGCCCTTCTTGAGAAGATCAAGGAGATTGGAATCGGTGAGGTTGCGACAGTGGTAGGAAGATTCTACGCTATGGACCGTGACAAGAGATGGGACAGAGTCGAAGTTGCATTGAGCGGTCTTTGCAACGGcgaaggagaggagagcagTGATCCAGTCAAGACAATTAAGGAAAGGTATGAGAACGGCGAGAATGATGAGT
It encodes:
- the Bcubp2 gene encoding Bcubp2, which codes for MFDYEKKPGPGKTAPRLVEDLLDYDLRKSAKSGKHTLVEPAPIYNESNIDPRLHASNCRHQLYRKDSQSDTLRPHEGVDPTTFRKIAAYCSICRYHFRISVDFRGWKDGQTPCSPKDFENPLHHFRVVETRSSQNSKKAFEFVAHDFACTAATCPVKVIVKITPPRLSATMIAPLINVQATLDRGQRIIEKEPLRFTGHRPIYPFQVLSNLCQYLRDAGGSDRKAIAARNKRFRLAFGDDCDTLLGYLGFKSELRASSNPQDEYEGFWILPVVNDGNREFIDDVRLELNQLMLDRPDMELQELKSSSEKAFSPAYALDDIRRLLSCDDYPKRDAAQIVDSLEHPYYASLGAIELFTDDLLAWSYDRQCQCDPANKPYYLDCLRELGNGRPSSDLQTKATMIMSTGEVSLKDIEKAYSFFALQRSITRSEGDEYFIGVYKSRIEAGPRQKDEARECLRVIAKDRQSIAIEAAANDTTMSFEEALEFLSVTSDTASDSIEAAAVAMSFEGDKDKVAKALRAIANNRGDDYTLQRAATSMESGTEDSNLDVGEAYNRLQITDRRAPDDTVLAYYESLRSGAPTGSSDSYKEAFRVIAHDRQSSYLLRKLDDPNADIQAEKSTVNQPIGLDNIGNTCYLNSLLQYYYTVKSVREVVMNFEQIRMPLNEEDIKKKRVGGRAVSKAEIIKAQKFVTELHDLFENLKTASTRSIKPTRELAELTIFSSAAEANFRRASISSPSGPSNIASMMSPIFGPEGPPTTAFPPPTSADEDIEMVDRPEDKDSNQRDDSSEGTLVEAPDMDSLPPYSDVVGRPGPVAEKVWDKSEDTDGTFDDAVMVNGDSIVQAPDVIPAAPDKPPPIPPRNKAGLSIETNDQKEVITDDDLWKFGSQQDVTEVIGNVMFRLQCAIKPTSIDPVSGEQIDNIRDTFYGANASYLRKSEKLEKKVEPWANLIIFPDENKSRDIYEALDVVFDEQQVHIDGTVQPQYASITKLPPILQVQIQRTRYDNIKHTAYKNRNAVIFPETIYLDRYMDSEDPDSTLMRRRQEAWKWKARINTLEERQRVLGQDNIPEEISVCDALSAAQNFTRGLQEMDDIEVDANLVTLLEDRQAELTQEIEKNNEEIQLLKQKRNEQFTNMTKYEYKLQTVFIHRGEAGGGHYWIYIYDFENDIWREYNDEYVTEVRDRRRIFEHEAAGASGTPYYLGYVRSSDVIDLVGAVHRELKDIEVPTSAPAKSWANGLEDGIEVHHDEDVEMGELNNGGFMNPKHMHKIMPKQDVEDKTGAASQLSYDSHGNPW